GCTGAACCATATCGCATTCTCTTGGGTCCGCTGGCATTGGATGATACAATGCCACCGATGGTGGAATACTGTGGCCAGGGAGGGTCTAAGGGAATCATTTGACCTTTCTCCCCTAATTGACGCTGAATATCTTCCAGAGTGGTTCCCGGTCTGACCGTTACGATAAGATCTGCGGCTGAATGGTCGACAATTCCCTTCATTTTTTTCAAGGAAAGTAGAATATCTGCCGTCTCGTTTATTCCCCCCATTCCTTTTTTACTCCCTCCACCCTCAGGTATAACCGTAAGATGATGTTGGTGGGCAAAATGAAGGAGTTCTTTCACTTGTTTTTCCTCGTTAGGATAGACGATGATCCTTCCATCATTCCCATAGACAGACGGGACTTCGAGTTCTGTTACGTCTTCTTCTGAAACCATTGACATCAACTTTTTTTTACATTCCTCCAAGCTCATTGAAGCAATGCCCATTACCCTCTTTCCCCCTTTGTTGCTTAATCAATTTTAAAAATTGGAGTCTATGCCTAAATGTTCGTAAATAATCGATTCAACCTCTAATAGATGATGACGCATAGTTTCTTTGGCCTTTGAAGCATCTCCGTTTTTAATGGCTTCATAAATCCGGACATGCTGACAGACCATTTCTTTTGCGACCTTCTGATCAGAAAAAATAAAATGGTGAACCTCAAAAATTGCTTTTTTCATGGATTCTGAGATAGAAATCATCAGTTGATGAAGAAATTGATTACCGGTAGCATTGGAAACAGCCATATGAAATTGGTAATCAGACTGCCACACCATAGTCTCATTTGACGGATTTTCCATTTGCGAGATGGCATTGGTCATCTTTTCCAGCTGATCAGATGTTCGGTTAATGGATGCTAAACCCGCTGCTTCGACCTCCAACATTTTTCGCACTTGGTATAATTTTATGACATCTTGGGAGTTTATTAGACTGATCCTGTGAAAAATAAGGGATGGGTTATAAGAATTGACAAAAATTCCTTCACCCTGCTTAATGGAGATCAATCCCATTCCTTTAAGAGAAGATAACGCGTCCCGAATCGCAGATCTTCCAACATTAAAGAGTTCACACAGTTCACGGGTAGATGGAAGCTTGCTGCCTGGAGGAAATTTGCCGTTTAGAATCATGGTTTTTAACTGATTGTATACTTCATCAGATATTTTTCGTGGTGTAATTGCCTGAAATTCCAATTCCATTTGATCACCACACATTCATGATTATCAGATATCTGATAACCAATTTTTGATTTTATTAAATCATATCCACATTATTTATTCAATACAAAATTTTTTGAAAAAATAAAAAAACAAAAAGGCTAGTAAACGGCAATTAACCCTCAAATTGACTCCATCATCAACATACTTAGATGTTTTTGAGGGCTCCATTCAATAGCCTCGTATCGGATAGTTCTTTTCTTCTTATTCATCGTTCAGATAGTATTCCCTTATGCCTTCCGCCAACGATTTGGCTACCCTTTCCTGAAACTCCCTTGTCATTAAAATGGGATTGTCATAAACATTTGACAGGAACCCCATTTCAACCAATGCAGAAGGCATGGTTGTATTTTTTATCACAAAAAATCTGTTGGTTTTTAACCCCCTATCTGCAAGCTTCGTTCCCTTGAGAAGATATTTATGAATCAATCGGGCAAAATCTGCACTTTGTGGGGTGTAATAGTATGTTTCTGACCCCTGGGCCTTTGGAATATATGAATTGGCATGGATAGACAAAAAGAGTTTTGCACCCAGTTGATTTGCGATATCTACCCGTTCCTGGAGAGTCAAATAAACATCTTCTGTACGGGTAGCCACCACCTCAAACTCAGGGTATTGCTGCAGATCTTGTATTAATTTGTTAGCAACAATTAAATTTAAATCCTTTTCATAATTTCCGGCCAGTCCCCTGGCCCCGGGATCCTGCCCGCCATGCCCGGCATCAATGACGATTAGATATCTTTCAGAAAGGGGGATCGGGTCTAGTTTTACCGATAAACCATCTTCTGTTTCCGATATAGAGTATTTACTCCGTTGATTTAATTCCACAACTACCCGTACCGTATAGGGTGCCATACTATACTGGCTATACCTGATTTCTTTAATCAAATTCTGAGTTTGTTCTTGAGTTTTTTCGTCTGATAGAGATGTTTCTGCTTCAACGAAAACATGTCCTTCTGATGAGGAGGCTTCCAGGTTCATTTTCGAATCAGATTCTAGCATATTTTCCTGAAGATGTTCCGTTTCCTGATCCGATATTATTTCTTTCTCAAAGGTTTGACCCGTCTTTTGTTGACTGCTTTCCTTAAGTTGATCCGATAAAACGGTATTTGGAAAATCCATCACCACACGGTGGGGATCGACAAGGTAAAAGGATTGGGGTTTAATTCCTTTTATATTTAACAGAACCTCTTTCTCCTTTTCTATAATCCCTTCCAAGGTGGTTACTTTATCTATCGATACTTGACGACCATCCTCTGATAAAGAAACATCTACATTTAGAACAGCTGCAAAAAAAGAAACAGGTACTACGATCTCTGAATCTAGGACCTTTACCTTAAATCCTTCAATCTCCATTCCATCGGAGACGATTAGTTCCTTTTCATCCATTTTTATATTAATCGAATGGAGATCAGCTCCGGATTCCATATCGATTCCCAGACGACTGGCTACCTTTGTCAGGGGAGCATACAGCAACTCATTTATTTTATAAACTTTTCCCTCTTCTTTTAAATCCGCTCCATTTACAAATAGGGAAATCCTTTGATTGGCGATTACCGTTCGTGTTGCTTCATCCCAAGCCACATTGGCTCCTAGGGATTCCCCCACGAATCGAAGGGGAAGCAAGGTCCGGTTATTGATTAAAGCAGGCGGCGAATCGAGGATCACATCCCTTCCATTAACCAATGCGCGGGTGCTTTTTAATTGAAGTTCAAGGAAAATATTTTCTCCAGTTATGTATATTTTTTTTGTTTCAGGTTCCCAGGTTACCGTTCCTCCCAACTGTTCAGTGATTAAACGGACGGGCACCAACGTTCTTCCGTTTACGATCGTTGGCGGTACATCAGAAGTCACTGTTTTCCCCTCAATAACCAAATGAATGTCATCCGGATTCTGTGCACCCGTCTGAATCGGCATTATGATAACCGCTAGTAGAAGGATGACAGAATACCAAATCAGCTTCCTCCACATCTTGTTCTCTCCCTCAACGTCTATATCTTCGGTGAATTGCGTTCAAAAAACTCCATCTGAACGAAGCCTACTTTATGTCGAATTTTATCCTAACTAAAATAGACGTTGGTAATCCAGGAAAGTTTTCCTTCTACTAGCAAAAAAACAGTTTGTAATATCTTCCAGACATTTATACCGGACTTTTTATACATCCTCATCTAAACGAAGTACCCTGATGTTTTTGAGGGCTCCGTTCTCCACCTGAAGAAACTTTCCTATGACGAACTCTACACGCGAACATGTGAATCTTTGATATGAAAATACGGTTTCAAATCAATTTGAAACCCGAAGAGTCATGTGCGTTTAGTTTAGTATTTTTATCATACTTGTCAAATGTTTCTTAGCCCTTGCCTTCACTTCCTGATAAAGATTCCCTCCATGGGAATCAATGGAGACGATTAGGGGACCCAATTGGTTAACGCGAAATTTCCAAATGGCTTCCGGAATTAGGTCTTCCCACCAAACCCCTTCGATAGCCTCTATTTGAGTCGTTTCCAAGGCAGCAGCTCCTCCGACGATGGAAAGATAAACCCCCTTTCGTTTAAAAATTGCTTGGGCCCCATCTTCATAAAAGCCCCCCTTTCCGATAAATGCCTTGATTCCAAATTGGGTCATTAATCCTTCGGTAAACCGGCCCATTCGGGTACTGGTCGTCGTTCCCACACATATGGGAACATAGCGATTCTCTCCATCCTTTCTCACACTGGGAGCAGTATGTAACACAGCGGCTCCTTCCCATTCTCTTTTTAGTTCCTTAGGTAATGGTACTTTTTCCTGAAACAGACGAATTAGATTGGCATCACGAACACCATAAACAGTTCCCGTGATTTCCACGATATCCCCTGCTTTTAGGGATTCAACAGTTTTAGTATCAAATGGCGGATGAAGTTGATGAAGCTGCATGCTTGAACCCTCCAGTTCACTCTAAAGTATATATACGGACGGAACTAAAGATTTACTAAGACTGCCTTCGAGTTCGTGCTTTAGCGAAGGGGCAAAAGAACGGGAATTAGCCGTCAAACTGACTCCATCTTTGAATTACCCAGATGTTTTTGAGGGCTCCGTTCTTTAGCCTCGGAGCGGACATGAATCACATCTGGTCCGAACTCGACAAGCAGACGTGTAAATCTTTAGTTCCGGATCTATAGGTGCATTGATTAAGTCATGACCGAATGGCTTCCATCGGAATAAAAAACTGCTTTAGCCCTTCTTGCCGCCCAGCACATCATATTTACACCGACCGGATTCATGGTAATATGAGTATCTGCGGCTTCAACATGAACCGCTAAAGCCGTGGTATTTCCACCCAGCCCGTTCGGTCCAATTCCTAAGCGGTTCATGGAATCAAGCAGCTCTTTTTCCAATTTGGCAATCAGCGGGTCGGAATGGGAGGAGCCAATAGGGCGACTTGTTGCCTTTTTGGCCAACTTCATACACAGGTCAGATGAACCACCAATTCCTACCCCAACAATACAAGGAGGACAAGGGTTGGCCCCTGCCTGGAATACAGATTCAAGGACAAATCTCTTTATTCCATTGATTCCTTCTTCTGGAATAAGCATGTTTAGGAAGCTCATATTCTCTGAACCGGACCCCTTTGGGAGACACAGAATTTCCAAATGGGTACCTGGAATAAATTCATAATGGATAACAGGTATATTCGAGCCAGTGCTGGATTGATCATTGATTCGGGTAATACAGGAGCAAATACTTGACCGAAAGGGATGTTCCCTGGTGGCTCGTTTTGTTCCCTTTTTTATGGCTTCTTCCAGCCTTACACCATCAAAACGCACGTTGTTACCCACTGTGATAAAAAATACCGGAATGCCTGTATCCTGACAAACCAAAAGGGATTTATCATCGGCAACTTCTACGGATTGAAGCATGGTTTCCAATATTTTTTTGCCAATTGGACTTTCTTCCCTTCTATATGCCTCCTTCAAGGCAATTCTTACATCTTCCGGCAAATCCTTTAAAGCGCGTATGTAGAGGTCTTTCATCACTTCCTCAACTTTATGGTAATTGATTTCCGTCAATTCCCAAATTGACGGATTGGATTGCATTCTCATTGCTGCCATTTTTTAACCTCCTTTTCAGGAACGCAATTTCGTTTCAGGTGGCAAGATTGATTTCCGGGAGTTTACGGTTTCAGGAGACATCATAGTAAAAGAGACAGGCTCGATTTTAGTTTTTAACTGATGATCCTCCTCTTGATCACGTTCTTTGAATATGACAATATTACTTAGCCAATCCCGGTCATTTTTTTCAGGATAATCCTCCCTCCAGTGGGCACCCCTGGATTCCCTCCTTAATAGAGCGGAGTGAATGATCAGGGAAGCTACTATCAGTAAATTCTCCACATTTAGCCATTCTTGCAGAGCTAGGTTGTAGGATAGATTCCCATTTATGTACGTTCTCGGATGCCATTCTTTTAATTTTTCTATGAAATGAAGGGCTGATATCATCCCTTGTTCATTTCGGCAAATTCCTGCCAGTTGAGACATCGTTTCTTCCAGTTTTTTTCGCAGGTAAAAAGGATTCACCCCTTTTTCATTCAAAAAGGGTGATTGTAATTTCTTCTTTAACTGATTACACTGCTTTTCCAAAGATAATTGAAAATTTCTCTGTAACTCACTTTCATTTATAGCTGCAATTGCTGCATTTTGTCCCACCCTTAGACCGAAAACGACAGAATCTGCAATTCCATTTCCTCCTAATCGATTGGCCCCATGTACTCCTCCAGCATCTTCCCCTACGGAAAATAAACCTGAGATGGAAGTTTGTCCATATGGATTGATCCGTATCCCACCCATCATGTAATGGGCCGTTGGGAACACTTCTAATAGATCCGACTTAGGATCTTTCCCCAAAAGACTTATTCTCTTCCACATGTTCGGAAACTCATCTTTTATTACATCTTCTTTCAACTCACGCAGATCTAGCCAGACACCCCCATTTTCAGTGCCGCGCCCTTCTTTTACTTCCCTGTAAATGGCCCGTGTCAACACATCTCGGTTGGCACATTCCTTATGGTTGGGACTCACCCTTTCCATAAACCGTTCTCCTTGGCTGTTTAACAGTTTTCCTCCTATCCCCCTAAGTCCTTCTTCCACTACACTCCCATTCAGCAGGGTACCTGGCACCACTAACCCGGTAGGGTGAAATTGGACCATTTCCATGTCTACAAATTGCGCACCTGCCCGATAGGCGAGGGCCATGCCATCTCCCGACTTTTCCATTGGTGGGGCCTTCACTGAAAATAAAGTTGCAGCACCGCCAGTGGCAAGCACCACCACTTTTGCTTGTATCAGATATAGTGTTCCTTTTCTGATATCAAATACGATGACTCCTGCCACAGCACCGCTTTCATTCTGCAACAGCTGAAGAGCCCTACATTCTTGTAAAAATAGCACCTGTTCTTCAAAAGCCAACAACTGGTCAAATAATTTGGAGGTAACTTCTATTCCGGTAAAATCCTTCCGATGAACAGTTCTTGACTTTGTTTGACCTCCAAATGTTTTGCTGTGAATATTTCCCTCTTTTCGATCAAAAAAACAACCCCAATTTTCCAATTGTTCAATACATCGGGGAGCTTCTTTTGCTAAAGTAGAGACTAAATCTTGGCGATTAATAAACTCTCCGCTTATTAATGTATCTTCCAAATGGAGTTTCCATGAATCATCTCCTTTAAGAGCAGCATTAAATCCCCCTTGAACCATACGGCTTGACCCGCTTTTTCCTATTAACCCCTTGGAAACCAGTATCAATCGAATGGAAGAAGATACCTGAACGGCACCTAAAGCGGCACATAATCCTGCGGCACCGCCACCCAAAATCACCATATTTGTTTTTAATGTTTCCACGGATTCTTCCGCCCCCTTTATTTCTTCCACTTATGCTGCAAGTGATGAATAGATTCCATTGGATTTATGGATTGAGGACAAACGGCTCCACAGCACCCAAAAGACATACAATCAAATATTCCTCCCTCATGTGTCGCCATCTGTTTCCGGTAATTGCTAAAAGGGTTTTTCCCCAAATCCTCCAATACATACATCTGATGAAGAGAGATGGGGCCAAGAAATGACGGTTGTATAGCAACAACCTTACATTTAGAATAGCATAGGCCACAATGTAAACATGGAAAATGTTTTAAATAACGAGATATGCCGCTTATGGACCCATCATGATTCTTAGCGAAAGCAGGGGCGATTTTTTTATACTTTGAATATGAAGTGGTCAAGTCAACGGTTAGGTCCTTGATTAAGGGATAATTTTTCAAGGGTTCCAAAGTAATTTCTTGTCCCAAGGTATTCGCTAATGTTTGGCAGGCCAATTTCTCCTCATCATTGATGATCATTCCACAGGATCCGCATAAACCGGTTCTGCAGGAAAACCGAAAGGATAAGGATAACTCATGTTCCTGCAAAATCACTGTTAAAATGTCCAAAACCGTTTGATTAGCGGCGGATTCTACTCTAAACCAGGAATAATAGGGGTGCTGATCCTTTCCAGGATGAAAACGTCTAATTTTTACATCAACCAAATTAATTCCACCACCAGCAATCAAATCATTATTATAGGCTTTCATTTTTCATTTGTTCTCTCTTACTGTGCCCAACCAACCATAAAAATAAAATAACCCAAACAGATTTTCCTGTTTGGGTTACCGGATTATTTCTTATGCCTGTATTTATCCTCTTCTGAACCTGCAATATATTTTCCTTCATAAGTGACCGCATGTTGAGCCACTTGATAGATAAGATCAGCGACTTCCTGCAGGCTTATCTTTTCATCATTCATTGTAATTTTACATGCATTGGGAATAAAATCTCCCTTGTAATCGATTTCCAACTGGAAGCGGGGATCTGTTGATAGACGACCAACGATCGTCCGGGCACAACCGCTTCAGCACATGCCTTCAATGTAAACCATATATTCACGACTCATTTCTATCCCTCCTCGTTTCCTTCATTATAGCCCGAAACGGAAGAAACGACCGTGAAATATGTCACTCATCAAATTGTTTGTCATGCTTGTCACCAAACAAACATAAGTATAAGAACAAAATTACTTATCAATGTTTGTTTAGTTTAGTTCCGTCTAAATAGAATAAGTGGGTGATCGAAAACATGAAAGAAATCGTCATTCCGTTCTTTGTTGGGTTATCCATATTTCTGTTCGGGATGCAGGTGATGCGAGTTAGTTTAACCAACTGGGTTGGAGACAACCTTAAATCCATTCTCCTTCGATTCACCAATACGCCCCTTCGTGGTTTTATAACCGGAACATTGATAACCATGGTACTGCAAAGCAGCAGTGCAATTACAGTGTTAACCATAGGATTTACCAATGCGGGGCTATTATCCTTTCCGCAAACCATTGGAATTATTCTTGGTACAAATGTAGGAACTACTTTTACTACCCAATTGATTTCATTAGACATTCATGATTATATCCCTTGGATTCTGTTTACAGGAATTGCCCTCTGGTTGCTCCCCCGTCATTCTTTGAAATGCACAGGACTTGCCCTGTTTGGGTTTGGTTCCATACTGGTTGGAATTGAAGGAATGCAGTACATCATCCAACCCCTAAAACAGACAGGATTATTTTCTAACTTAATTTCTGTTGCCAAAGAAAACTCATTGATCGGCATTTCTATTGGTACCCTTATTACCGCTTTAATTCAAAGCAGCACAGCTACTACTGCCATAACCATGGGGTTTATGAATGATCAATTTATTCCATTAATCGTTGGAATCGCCATTATACTGGGAAGCAATATTGGTACATGCATCACGGCCCTATTGGCCTGTATCGGTTCAAACAGAGCCTCAAGACAGGTGGCGGCATCCCATATTATCCTAAATATCTTCGGAGTCATTTTCTTTTATCCCTTGATTCCATGGCTGGCGGAGGTGGTTATGATACTATCGGTTCATCCGCAAAGTCAGATCGCCCATGCCCAGACCCTGTTTAACGTCATCAGTTCCCTAGCTATTCTTCCCTTTGCCGTTCCTTTTGCCCGATTGATTGAAAAAATGATTAAGTAATATTAATATCCGCTCTCATCACTTTCTGATCCGTTTACGATCGCAACACTGGAGCTAGCTCCAATACGGTTGGCGCCTGCTTCTATCATTTCTTTTGCGGTTTTATAATCCCTTACTCCACCGGAAGCCTTCACACCCATTTCAGGTCCAACGGTCCTTCTCATTAATGCAATATCTTCTGCCGTAGCTCCGCCTTTATTAAACCCTGTTGAGGTTTTGACAAAATGGGCGCCTGCCTCTTTGCTTATGCGGCAAGCTCTCTCCTTTTCTTCATCGGTTAACAAACCTGTTTCCAAAATCACTTTTACGATGGCTCGTTCACTAGAAGCTTTTACAACAGCTGCGATATCTTCCCGAACATATTGGTCATCCCCAGACTTTAAAGCTCCTACATGAATCACCATGTCCACTTCTTGTGCACCATTTTCTATAGCTTCATTGGTTTCAAAGGCCTTTGTCGCTGAGGTCGTGGTTCCCAAGGGAAATCCAATGACCGTACATACTCGAACATCTGTTCCTTTTAAGTTTTCAGCAGCCCTTTTTACCCAAACCGGATTGACACATACCGACGCAAACCCATAGGTTTTAGCTTCCTCACACAGTTTATCAATCATCTCCGCCGTTGCTTCAGGTTTTAGTAGGGTATGATCAATCATTTTCGCAATTTCAATTTCACCCATTGTCCTATCTCCTTCCAGTTCCTAATAATTTCTCCAATATAGTAGCACTTTTTTCTTATCAAAGAAACTAAATTTGAAATCCCAATTCTTGTAAAGCTTTTTTTATAACCAAGTCATTGTTTTCATAACCTGACTCTTTCTGGATTTTCCAAACCTCTGAAGGGTCAACCCATTTTACTCCCTTAATTTCCTCTAACTGCGGTTGGAGAACCCCTTCCAATCCTTCGATCAAAAAGTAATGAACCTCTTTGTTAATTATTTGATCGATTTTGGGATGGTAATATTGATAATAAATGACTTCTAAAGGTTTGATAATTTTTCCGGTAATCCCCGTTTCTTCTTTCGTTTCCCTTAAAGCTGTTTCCTCCAAAGTTTCACCAGGTTCCTGCTTTCCTTTGGCCAAGGAGATTCTTGAATATCTATCCTCAATTAGCATGATCCATATTTTGTTATTTTTGTCTTTCTTATATACAACTCCACCGGCTGAGATCTCCTTCATTTTCTCCCTCCTCTCGAAATATAAAATCCATTACTCATGCTTTAAAACACTTAATATTGCGGGGGTTATATCTGTCAAATCAGAAATCATTTCCGCTGCTACTTTTCCATTCTTACCAACGATTAGAGTTGGAACTCGATTAGACGTATGATTATTTGTCCTCATATCTTCAATATTGCCATGGTCACTGACAAGAATTACGGTAAGTTCTTCATCTTTTTCTTCAATAATTGTTTGCAAAAATCGATCATACGTATGAAGAACATTGTTAGCTAATTCCCAGTCTTGCCGGTGACCGGCGACATCGGTTAGGAAATATTCATGTACAGTTAAAGAAAACCGTTTCGTTAAGCCAAGCAAATGCCCCGCCGCCTCTTCCGGAGCAACAGTGGCAATCCCCTTTATTTTTTGGCGGAGTGTTTCCCTCGTTATATCATGAAAAACACCCTCACCTCGAAGAAGTTCACCCAATAGACGGATCGGAATATCAGCAGATAGCATCGCAATTGTTGTTGTGGATAACCAACCTCTTTTGGTCAATGGCCGTTCAAAAAAGTCTTCGGTGTAAGTATTGGCAAAAGTGGCTGTTTTTCCTAACTTTTTCACCTGAACATAAATATTATCCTTTTTTATAAATTCCCGCAACCTTGGGAAGGGAAATCCGCTCTGATGTTCGCCAAGAAAAGAAGGGGCATTTCTGCCTGTAAAAATGGTGGATTGTCCCGTTGCGCTTTGAGGAACCCCTTCCACTCCAAGGGTGGCATTCGTAGGAATTAACCAAATCCCATCATTTTCAAAATAGCCTAAATCCTTTGTCAGCTTATTTTGATGAAGCAGATTCTCCAATCCTGGAAGGTGAAATCGAAAAAAAGGATTATAATCTTTTGAATCACCCAATCCTACACCGTCTATAAAAAGTAGTAAAACCGGCATTTACAATTCCCCTTACTCTTTTTAAACGTATGGATAAGAGGAACAAAAGATTTACACGTTCCCAAGTAAGTTCGTTCAAAGATTGATAAATGTCAGCTACAAGGCTTAAGAACGGACCCTCATAAACATCCGGATCCCCTTAAGCTAAGCACGACTCAAAAGTGTCCTTACTAAATCTTTTGTTCCACTTCTATGCAATCCTATTAGGAGACGGATCATTAGCCAAAAGGTTTATAAAAGGTGGTCAACCTGTGACCACCTTGTTGTCCATATCATCCATTACCCTGACAAAGGTCCCTTTGCAATATTCTGAACCCGCTTTATCCAAGCGAACCCTGCATACTTTTCCAATAAGATCTTCATTGCCGGGGAAAACCAATTGAAGATAGTTATCTGAATACCCCATATATAATCCACTTTTTGGATTTTCCTTATATGGTCTTTCAGGAATAACTTCCAACACTTGACCAACAAAATTTTTAGCATATTGATAGGATAAACGTTGAGACAGCTCAATTAGACCCTGTACACGATCATGTTTAATCTCTTCCGGAACCTGATCCTCCATTTTAGCCGCCGGTGTTCCCGTACGTTTAGAATAAGGGAAAACATGAAGCTCAGCAAATTGCATCTCTTCAATAAACCGATATCCATTCATAAACTGCTCATCCGTTTCCCCGGGAAATCCAACAATCACATCTGAAGTTATAGCTAGTTCAGGCAAAGCTTTACGACAGGCGATAATTTTGTTTTTATATTCCTCTGTCGTATATTTGCGCCGCATCCTTTTTAACACTTCATCATCTCCCGCCTGGAGAGGAACATGAAGATGACGACACACCTTGTCTGAAGCATGAATTACCTCCAACACGTCATCGGTAATTTGGCTGGCTTCTATTGAACTGATCCGAATTCTTTTCAGACCTTCTACTTTATCCAAATCCCATAAAAGCCTTGCCAAACTGTAATCTTCCAAATCCTCACCATATCCTCCGGTATGGATACCGGTAAGAACGATCTCCTTATAGCCCGCCTCCACTAATTTCCTAGCCTGGGCGATGACGCTTTCAGGTTTACGACTTCTCAATAAACCTCTTGCCCAAGGGATAATGCAAAACGTACAAAAGTTATTGCATCCTTCTTGTATCTTTAAAGAAGCGCGGGTTCTGTCGGTAAATTCTGGAACATCCAATTCTTCAAATTCCCTGGCCTTCATAATATTCTTTACGGCATTGATTGGCCGCCGCTCTTCCTTATATTGGTTCACCAACTGAATAATTTTTCCCCTGTCCTGTGTTCCAATTACAATATCAACACCAGGGATGTCCAAAATTTCCCCAGGGGAAGTTTGGGCATAACAACCGGTCACGGCAATCACTGCATCCGGATTTCGTTTGATGGCCCGTCTGATGACTTGGCGGCTTTTTTTATCCCCTGTATTTGTTACAGTACATGTATTGATCACATAAACATCCGCTTTTTTTTCGAAGTCAACCATTTCGTATCCTTCATTCTTAAACAACTGCCAAATAGCTTCTGTTTCATAGTGGTTCACCTTGCAACCCAACGTATGAAAAGCTACACTTGCCACTGTTATCCCTCCCATCTGCTATTTTTTTAACCATATATGAATCAACTTAAATGATATCCGTATTACATCAGACATACCAAATAATTATAGCAGATGAATCAAAATGATGAAACAGTTGGTATAAGTTTACTTTAAACAAAAATGCATAAATGCAGATTTAGGTATAAGGGAATCCAAAAATATCCATAATAACCCTATCATGAATTATTGGAGGGTGATTTGATGGGTGTCAAATTGGTTGCGGTTCGGAAAGATACGTTGGGAAATATTACACATTTTCTAACAAACACAGGCAAAGTCATTTCTATTAATCAGGCCGTAAAAATGGCCCACGATGGACAAGTGGATTCCATTACAGATCTCCATGCAGATGGAACATGGTCGATACAGATGTCTGACGAAACAGTAGAAGGGAGTAACTTAACTTTTTTACCTGAGTTTTAAATTTCCCATCTGTTCAAAGTGATAAGAAATCGCTGACATGACATATAGGCCAGCCGTTTCCGTACGCAAAATACGGGGACCAAGGGATATGGTATGACAGCCCTCTTTTTCCGCCTGGGATACCTCAGACTCGGTAAATCCGCCTTCAGGACCAATGATGATGAGTACTTTTGAACCAACAGAAATCTTTTGAAATCTCTCATACAAACTTATTTGGTTTGATCTTTCATAGGCTAAAAAAACGCTGTCATATTCCTTGCCCCTTACCAATAGCTCTTTCCAATTGCAGACAGGATA
This genomic interval from Microaerobacter geothermalis contains the following:
- a CDS encoding succinate dehydrogenase/fumarate reductase iron-sulfur subunit, with protein sequence MKAYNNDLIAGGGINLVDVKIRRFHPGKDQHPYYSWFRVESAANQTVLDILTVILQEHELSLSFRFSCRTGLCGSCGMIINDEEKLACQTLANTLGQEITLEPLKNYPLIKDLTVDLTTSYSKYKKIAPAFAKNHDGSISGISRYLKHFPCLHCGLCYSKCKVVAIQPSFLGPISLHQMYVLEDLGKNPFSNYRKQMATHEGGIFDCMSFGCCGAVCPQSINPMESIHHLQHKWKK
- a CDS encoding Na/Pi symporter, which produces MKEIVIPFFVGLSIFLFGMQVMRVSLTNWVGDNLKSILLRFTNTPLRGFITGTLITMVLQSSSAITVLTIGFTNAGLLSFPQTIGIILGTNVGTTFTTQLISLDIHDYIPWILFTGIALWLLPRHSLKCTGLALFGFGSILVGIEGMQYIIQPLKQTGLFSNLISVAKENSLIGISIGTLITALIQSSTATTAITMGFMNDQFIPLIVGIAIILGSNIGTCITALLACIGSNRASRQVAASHIILNIFGVIFFYPLIPWLAEVVMILSVHPQSQIAHAQTLFNVISSLAILPFAVPFARLIEKMIK
- the deoC gene encoding deoxyribose-phosphate aldolase, which encodes MGEIEIAKMIDHTLLKPEATAEMIDKLCEEAKTYGFASVCVNPVWVKRAAENLKGTDVRVCTVIGFPLGTTTSATKAFETNEAIENGAQEVDMVIHVGALKSGDDQYVREDIAAVVKASSERAIVKVILETGLLTDEEKERACRISKEAGAHFVKTSTGFNKGGATAEDIALMRRTVGPEMGVKASGGVRDYKTAKEMIEAGANRIGASSSVAIVNGSESDESGY
- a CDS encoding NUDIX hydrolase yields the protein MKEISAGGVVYKKDKNNKIWIMLIEDRYSRISLAKGKQEPGETLEETALRETKEETGITGKIIKPLEVIYYQYYHPKIDQIINKEVHYFLIEGLEGVLQPQLEEIKGVKWVDPSEVWKIQKESGYENNDLVIKKALQELGFQI
- a CDS encoding alkaline phosphatase family protein; translation: MPVLLLFIDGVGLGDSKDYNPFFRFHLPGLENLLHQNKLTKDLGYFENDGIWLIPTNATLGVEGVPQSATGQSTIFTGRNAPSFLGEHQSGFPFPRLREFIKKDNIYVQVKKLGKTATFANTYTEDFFERPLTKRGWLSTTTIAMLSADIPIRLLGELLRGEGVFHDITRETLRQKIKGIATVAPEEAAGHLLGLTKRFSLTVHEYFLTDVAGHRQDWELANNVLHTYDRFLQTIIEEKDEELTVILVSDHGNIEDMRTNNHTSNRVPTLIVGKNGKVAAEMISDLTDITPAILSVLKHE
- the mtaB gene encoding tRNA (N(6)-L-threonylcarbamoyladenosine(37)-C(2))-methylthiotransferase MtaB; this encodes MASVAFHTLGCKVNHYETEAIWQLFKNEGYEMVDFEKKADVYVINTCTVTNTGDKKSRQVIRRAIKRNPDAVIAVTGCYAQTSPGEILDIPGVDIVIGTQDRGKIIQLVNQYKEERRPINAVKNIMKAREFEELDVPEFTDRTRASLKIQEGCNNFCTFCIIPWARGLLRSRKPESVIAQARKLVEAGYKEIVLTGIHTGGYGEDLEDYSLARLLWDLDKVEGLKRIRISSIEASQITDDVLEVIHASDKVCRHLHVPLQAGDDEVLKRMRRKYTTEEYKNKIIACRKALPELAITSDVIVGFPGETDEQFMNGYRFIEEMQFAELHVFPYSKRTGTPAAKMEDQVPEEIKHDRVQGLIELSQRLSYQYAKNFVGQVLEVIPERPYKENPKSGLYMGYSDNYLQLVFPGNEDLIGKVCRVRLDKAGSEYCKGTFVRVMDDMDNKVVTG
- a CDS encoding DUF3892 domain-containing protein gives rise to the protein MGVKLVAVRKDTLGNITHFLTNTGKVISINQAVKMAHDGQVDSITDLHADGTWSIQMSDETVEGSNLTFLPEF